In Colwellia sp. PAMC 20917, a single genomic region encodes these proteins:
- the prfB gene encoding peptide chain release factor 2 (programmed frameshift) yields MIEANPVLNKIKDIRERTDMLRGYLDYDQRSERLVEVVRELESPEVWNDPERAQALGKERSSLEAIVETIDEMDRGCEDVEGLVELALEEDDEETFNDASDEIQALEKSLEKLEFRRMFSGEHDENSCYLDIQSGSGGTEAQDWAEMLMRMYLRWGEAHGYKTEAIEVTDGDVAGIKGCTIKYTGEYAYGWLRTETGVHRLVRKSPFDSSGRRHTSFASAFIYPEIDDNIEIDINPADLRIDTFRASGAGGQHVNKTDSAIRITHVPTGAVVACQADRSQHKNRATAMKLLKAKLFEMEMQKKNEGKQELEDGKSDIGWGSQIRSYVLDDSRIKDLRTGVENRNTQAVLDGDLDKFLEASLKSGL; encoded by the exons ATGATTGAAGCTAACCCGGTATTAAACAAGATTAAAGACATCCGTGAGCGTACAGATATGCTTCGGGGGTATCTT GACTACGACCAAAGATCAGAACGTTTGGTTGAAGTGGTGCGTGAATTAGAGTCACCTGAAGTTTGGAATGATCCTGAACGAGCACAAGCACTCGGTAAAGAGCGGTCTTCTCTTGAAGCCATCGTTGAAACCATTGATGAAATGGATCGAGGCTGTGAAGACGTTGAAGGTTTAGTTGAACTTGCTCTAGAAGAAGACGACGAAGAAACTTTTAACGATGCGAGCGATGAAATTCAAGCGCTAGAAAAAAGTTTAGAAAAATTAGAATTTCGCCGGATGTTTTCTGGTGAACATGACGAAAATAGCTGTTATTTAGATATTCAATCGGGTTCTGGTGGCACTGAAGCACAAGACTGGGCTGAAATGTTAATGCGTATGTATTTACGTTGGGGTGAAGCACACGGTTATAAAACAGAAGCGATTGAAGTGACTGACGGTGATGTTGCAGGTATTAAAGGCTGTACGATTAAGTATACCGGTGAATACGCTTATGGCTGGTTACGTACCGAAACAGGTGTTCATCGCTTAGTAAGAAAATCACCATTTGATTCCAGTGGTCGTCGTCATACCTCATTTGCTTCGGCATTTATTTATCCTGAGATTGACGATAATATTGAAATCGATATTAACCCTGCTGACTTACGTATTGATACCTTTCGTGCTTCGGGCGCGGGTGGTCAACATGTTAATAAAACTGATTCAGCTATTCGTATTACTCATGTTCCAACGGGCGCTGTTGTCGCTTGTCAAGCTGACCGCTCTCAACATAAGAACCGTGCAACGGCGATGAAGTTGTTAAAAGCTAAGCTCTTTGAAATGGAAATGCAAAAGAAAAATGAAGGTAAGCAAGAATTAGAAGATGGTAAATCTGATATTGGCTGGGGTAGTCAAATACGCTCATACGTTTTAGACGACAGCCGAATTAAAGATTTACGCACCGGTGTTGAAAATCGAAATACCCAAGCAGTTTTAGATGGCGATTTAGACAAATTTTTAGAAGCCAGCCTAAAATCTGGTTTATAA
- the lysS gene encoding lysine--tRNA ligase, translating to MTDQAQVNQQDENKLIAERRGKLAKIRENCPANGHPNKFDRKHYAADLQAEHGEKDKETLEAETATYSIAGRVMAKRGPFLVLQDMSGRIQAYAHKTVQKDIKERWGTLDIGDIIGVTGTMHMSGKGDLYVNMDEYQLLTKSLRPLPEKFHGLSDVETKYRQRYVDLIINEETRNTFLIRSKIVEGIRQFLTVRGFMEVETPMLQTIPGGATAKPFETFHNALDIQMYMRIAPELYLKRLVVGGFEKVFEINRNFRNEGLSSRHNPEFTMIEFYQAYADYIDLMNITEDMLRTLAENVLGSSVIRNTVKNSDGEVVEEKFYDFGKSFTRLSMVDAILLYGNDLDENILRNPEANFDALKAMAKTVGVKETEASKVWGPGKYICEIFEEVAEHMLDQPTFITEYPWEVSPLARRNDDNPFITDRFEFFVGGRELANGFSELNDAEDQAARFRNQVEGKDAGDDEAMHYDEDYIQALEYGLPPTAGEGIGIDRLVMLFTDSPTIKDVILFPHMRPLAE from the coding sequence ATGACCGACCAAGCACAAGTAAATCAGCAAGATGAAAACAAATTAATCGCCGAACGTCGCGGTAAATTAGCGAAAATTCGTGAAAACTGTCCGGCTAATGGCCACCCAAACAAGTTTGACCGAAAACACTACGCTGCTGATTTACAAGCTGAGCATGGTGAGAAAGATAAAGAAACACTTGAAGCTGAAACAGCAACCTATAGTATTGCTGGTCGAGTTATGGCTAAGCGTGGGCCATTTTTGGTACTACAAGATATGTCTGGTCGTATCCAAGCTTATGCACATAAAACAGTGCAAAAAGATATTAAAGAGCGTTGGGGCACTTTAGATATCGGCGATATTATCGGTGTTACCGGCACTATGCATATGTCTGGTAAAGGTGATTTATATGTCAATATGGACGAATATCAACTACTCACTAAGTCATTGCGTCCATTACCTGAAAAATTCCACGGTTTATCTGATGTTGAAACTAAGTATCGTCAACGCTATGTTGATTTAATCATCAATGAAGAAACGCGTAATACTTTCCTTATTCGTTCAAAAATTGTTGAAGGTATTCGTCAGTTTTTAACTGTTCGTGGTTTCATGGAAGTTGAAACGCCAATGCTACAAACTATTCCCGGTGGCGCAACGGCTAAACCTTTCGAAACTTTTCATAATGCCTTAGACATTCAAATGTATATGCGTATTGCCCCTGAGCTTTATTTGAAGCGCTTAGTCGTTGGTGGTTTTGAAAAAGTATTCGAAATTAACCGTAACTTCCGTAACGAAGGCTTATCTTCACGTCATAACCCAGAATTCACTATGATTGAATTCTATCAAGCTTATGCCGATTACATTGATTTAATGAATATCACTGAAGATATGTTACGTACTCTTGCTGAAAACGTACTAGGTAGCTCTGTTATTCGTAACACCGTTAAAAATAGTGATGGCGAAGTCGTGGAAGAGAAATTTTATGACTTTGGAAAATCGTTTACGCGCTTATCTATGGTTGATGCTATTTTATTATACGGTAACGACCTAGACGAAAACATTTTACGTAACCCAGAAGCAAACTTCGACGCACTTAAAGCTATGGCCAAAACTGTTGGTGTTAAAGAAACTGAAGCATCAAAAGTATGGGGCCCAGGTAAATACATTTGTGAAATATTTGAAGAAGTTGCTGAGCATATGCTTGATCAACCTACTTTCATTACAGAATACCCTTGGGAAGTTTCACCATTAGCTCGTCGTAATGATGACAATCCATTTATTACTGACCGTTTTGAATTCTTCGTTGGTGGCCGTGAATTAGCTAATGGCTTCTCTGAGCTTAACGACGCAGAAGACCAAGCAGCACGTTTCCGCAACCAAGTTGAAGGTAAAGATGCTGGTGACGATGAAGCGATGCATTATGATGAAGACTATATTCAAGCGCTTGAATATGGTTTACCACCAACTGCTGGTGAAGGTATTGGCATTGACCGTTTAGTGATGTTGTTTACTGACTCACCAACGATCAAAGATGTTATTTTGTTCCCTCATATGCGTCCTTTAGCTGAGTAA
- a CDS encoding DUF3667 domain-containing protein — translation MQNTELVKKNNDIDIMSSVSEQPDTIRSLANNNCDNCHQPLNGPFCGQCGQQAESTLKYFWVVILHLLDDIFSFDSRAARTILPLVARPGFLTNEYIAGKRVHYVPPLRLYLFVSIVFFITLKFFVLSDINTLPTVSDNQTSITQIKDQLVLLEKNKLKAIDTSPDNTVDLSETTKSIAKFETYLTDINKDYSIEKNKLLIDMTKKLVDLELIKFKDGQTLSGNKKERYDLLTSNIAKFKNGEELDKVDKTSTTIGNNADGTLSFDFLSDENNKNLNVFTKSLIKKAENAFRSDAAPLVQEVIGKLPQLMFVLLPLFAVLLKIMFIFSKRLYMEHLTVALHSHSFIFFTILLVELLDVFAGYSKTVLPLLTGSIEFASKALLIWIPIYLFIMQKRVYKQGYFLTFIKYSFIGTAYMILIGFTGVIAFVWGLTDI, via the coding sequence ATGCAAAATACCGAGTTAGTTAAAAAAAATAATGATATTGATATCATGTCATCAGTCTCTGAACAGCCTGATACCATAAGAAGTTTAGCAAATAACAATTGTGATAATTGTCATCAGCCACTCAATGGTCCTTTTTGTGGTCAGTGTGGTCAACAAGCAGAATCAACATTGAAATATTTTTGGGTGGTTATATTACACCTTCTTGATGATATTTTTAGTTTTGATTCTCGTGCCGCCCGAACTATATTGCCATTAGTTGCTCGTCCTGGTTTTTTAACTAATGAGTATATTGCGGGGAAACGCGTCCATTACGTGCCTCCACTGCGCTTGTACCTTTTTGTGAGTATTGTCTTTTTTATTACCTTAAAATTTTTTGTGCTCTCAGACATTAATACTCTTCCCACGGTAAGCGACAATCAGACATCAATCACTCAAATCAAAGATCAGCTTGTTTTACTTGAAAAAAACAAGCTTAAAGCCATTGATACTTCACCGGACAATACCGTTGATTTGTCAGAAACAACAAAAAGCATCGCAAAATTTGAAACCTATTTAACCGATATTAATAAAGATTACAGCATTGAAAAAAACAAACTGTTAATCGATATGACTAAAAAGCTAGTCGATTTAGAGTTAATAAAATTTAAAGATGGACAAACGCTGAGCGGGAATAAGAAAGAACGTTATGATTTATTAACCTCAAATATTGCAAAATTTAAAAATGGTGAGGAGCTAGATAAGGTAGATAAAACTTCTACGACCATAGGCAACAATGCCGATGGTACCTTGTCTTTTGATTTTTTGAGTGACGAGAATAATAAAAACCTTAATGTGTTCACAAAGTCTTTGATCAAGAAAGCAGAAAATGCCTTCCGCTCTGATGCTGCGCCATTAGTGCAAGAAGTTATTGGAAAATTACCGCAGTTAATGTTTGTTTTACTACCTCTTTTTGCTGTTTTATTAAAAATAATGTTTATATTTTCCAAACGTCTTTATATGGAGCATTTAACGGTTGCCCTGCACAGCCATAGTTTTATTTTCTTTACTATATTGTTGGTAGAGTTACTAGATGTGTTTGCTGGCTATAGTAAAACAGTCCTCCCTTTACTTACTGGCTCGATTGAATTTGCCAGTAAAGCCTTATTAATTTGGATCCCCATATATTTATTTATCATGCAAAAGCGCGTCTATAAACAGGGTTATTTTTTGACCTTTATCAAATATTCGTTTATAGGCACCGCCTATATGATACTTATTGGCTTCACAGGTGTAATTGCCTTCGTTTGGGGCTTAACAGATATTTAA
- a CDS encoding YkvA family protein, whose protein sequence is MAFEVKFELTESDLDHFRDVMRKAQSGAAKLSEAVILSNAKSISQDIKGSVPEFVSERIKKLETLVAMIEDSEWKIPAEERSDVLSALAYFSDPEDLVPDHIPVLGFLDDAIMIELVAEELKDDIEAFLEFCAYRSREEGRSGDVTVTREEWLDSKRRELHSRMRNRRSTRRSGRSSFRSVF, encoded by the coding sequence ATGGCGTTTGAAGTTAAATTTGAATTAACAGAGTCAGACTTAGACCACTTCCGTGATGTAATGCGTAAAGCACAATCAGGAGCTGCAAAACTTAGTGAAGCAGTTATTTTAAGTAACGCTAAGAGTATTAGCCAAGATATTAAAGGAAGTGTTCCAGAATTTGTCAGCGAACGCATTAAAAAACTAGAAACTTTAGTGGCGATGATAGAAGACTCTGAATGGAAAATTCCAGCAGAAGAGCGCAGTGATGTGCTAAGTGCATTGGCTTATTTTAGTGATCCGGAAGATTTAGTACCTGACCATATTCCTGTATTAGGCTTTTTAGACGACGCCATCATGATTGAATTAGTTGCCGAAGAACTGAAAGACGATATCGAAGCATTTTTAGAGTTTTGTGCTTATCGTAGCCGAGAAGAAGGCCGTAGTGGTGATGTTACAGTGACTCGTGAAGAGTGGCTAGATTCTAAACGTCGCGAACTTCATAGTCGTATGAGAAACCGACGCTCAACCCGTCGAAGCGGTCGATCATCATTTCGTTCAGTTTTTTAA
- a CDS encoding AmpG family muropeptide MFS transporter, protein MTTQQTFKEAILNKRMLICIFTGFTSGLPLFILYQLVPGWLRSEGVSLVEIGLFSLIGIPYVWKFIWSPLMDRYSFPMLGRRRSWMFATQILLLFSIAGFGFIDPTINIWSVAYLAAAVAFFSASQDIVLDAYRRELLQEHELGLGNSIHVQAYRLSGLVPGSLAFILADHISWQSVFLIVAAFMLIGILLTLCIKESKSEHLAPKTLHDAVVLPFRDFISRKGFKSALQILIFLFLYKLGDSMATALQTPFFIDLGFTKTEIGVVAKTASLIAMTIGLAVGGIVMIKLSINKALWLFGFVQIISILGFAALAEIGHNTYALAFAMGFEYLGVGLGTAAFTAFIARTTNPAFAATQFALFTALTALPRTFANATTGLIVEQIGWTSFYFLCTFLAIPGMLMLFKVAPWSEKVPFETKNKTEELI, encoded by the coding sequence ATGACCACTCAACAAACATTCAAAGAAGCTATTCTCAATAAAAGAATGTTGATTTGTATCTTCACCGGATTCACTTCGGGCTTGCCGTTATTTATTTTATATCAACTGGTACCTGGTTGGTTAAGATCAGAAGGAGTAAGTCTAGTTGAGATAGGTTTATTCTCATTAATTGGCATTCCTTATGTTTGGAAGTTTATTTGGTCGCCATTGATGGACAGGTATTCTTTTCCAATGTTAGGTCGACGTCGAAGTTGGATGTTTGCTACGCAAATTTTATTACTCTTCTCTATCGCTGGTTTTGGTTTTATAGACCCGACTATTAATATTTGGTCTGTCGCTTATCTTGCCGCTGCTGTTGCTTTTTTTAGTGCAAGCCAAGATATTGTTCTCGATGCTTATCGCAGGGAGTTATTGCAAGAACACGAACTGGGTTTAGGTAATTCTATCCATGTACAGGCTTATCGTCTATCTGGCTTAGTGCCGGGCTCGTTAGCTTTTATATTGGCTGACCATATCAGCTGGCAATCAGTTTTTCTTATTGTTGCTGCGTTTATGCTCATCGGTATTTTACTAACCTTATGTATTAAAGAGAGTAAAAGCGAACATCTTGCTCCTAAAACATTACATGATGCTGTTGTATTGCCTTTTAGAGATTTTATTTCACGAAAAGGCTTTAAAAGTGCCTTACAAATTCTCATTTTTTTATTTTTATATAAATTAGGCGACAGTATGGCTACAGCCCTGCAAACGCCATTTTTTATAGACCTAGGCTTTACTAAAACAGAAATTGGGGTGGTTGCTAAAACAGCGTCGCTTATTGCGATGACTATTGGGCTTGCTGTTGGCGGCATCGTAATGATAAAGCTCAGTATAAATAAGGCATTATGGCTGTTTGGCTTTGTGCAAATCATCAGCATATTAGGCTTTGCCGCTTTAGCAGAAATAGGTCATAATACTTACGCTCTAGCTTTTGCGATGGGCTTTGAATACTTAGGTGTTGGTTTAGGTACCGCTGCATTTACTGCCTTTATAGCAAGAACAACCAACCCCGCTTTTGCTGCAACGCAATTTGCACTCTTTACGGCGCTAACCGCTTTGCCTCGAACCTTTGCCAATGCAACAACTGGCCTTATTGTAGAGCAAATAGGTTGGACATCATTCTACTTTCTTTGTACTTTCCTCGCGATCCCAGGAATGCTAATGTTATTTAAAGTTGCTCCTTGGAGCGAAAAGGTCCCTTTCGAAACAAAAAATAAAACCGAGGAATTAATATGA
- a CDS encoding peptidylprolyl isomerase yields MKGLFFLLIFLSGTLSANNIAIDPNNLFPKVKLETSKGVIIVELDRIRAPLTVDNFLMYVVKGEYNNTIFHRIVSDFIVQGGGYDEDFNFKKVTGNIVNESGNGLKNERGTIAMAKENRPHTANRQFFFNMANNKSLDPGRRWGYTVFGAIVEGQAVVDAMNLAKTHYSDAMGWDDVPVEPITLIKATLLPEE; encoded by the coding sequence ATGAAAGGTTTATTTTTTTTACTTATATTTTTATCTGGCACTCTATCAGCGAATAATATCGCCATTGATCCCAATAACTTATTTCCAAAAGTGAAATTAGAAACGTCAAAAGGAGTCATCATTGTTGAATTAGACCGTATTCGTGCGCCATTAACTGTTGATAATTTTTTAATGTATGTGGTTAAAGGTGAATACAACAACACGATTTTTCATCGTATTGTCTCAGACTTTATTGTGCAAGGCGGTGGTTATGATGAAGACTTCAATTTTAAAAAAGTCACTGGAAATATTGTTAATGAATCAGGTAATGGTTTAAAAAATGAACGTGGCACGATTGCTATGGCAAAAGAAAATCGCCCACACACCGCAAATCGTCAATTCTTTTTTAATATGGCTAACAATAAAAGTTTAGATCCAGGCCGTCGCTGGGGATATACCGTATTTGGCGCTATTGTTGAAGGTCAGGCAGTTGTTGATGCTATGAATTTAGCTAAAACACACTATAGTGATGCGATGGGCTGGGACGATGTGCCCGTAGAACCTATTACCTTAATTAAAGCCACTTTATTACCAGAAGAATAA
- a CDS encoding YajG family lipoprotein: MKNIFINNKIKTLAATTLLLVLTACANKPTYVVIAPDLSINNSASSQSAYQNKQASLTVTDLRSAQHVVQVLRKDEAAEVYSSQQPLNRIIEETLAAEFKKQGLDINAQAGNAIEIIIDNGLSSVQQEMMKYQVNNELVIRVTVNNGSQTLSNTFKVRGTSEGPLGADIAVLERDFSQQLTQLLSQVINNIEIQRFIK, from the coding sequence ATGAAAAATATATTCATTAACAATAAAATTAAAACATTAGCCGCAACAACTTTACTGCTTGTACTGACGGCTTGTGCCAACAAACCCACTTACGTGGTTATTGCTCCAGATTTAAGCATAAATAATAGTGCATCTAGCCAAAGTGCTTATCAAAATAAACAAGCGAGTTTAACGGTCACTGATTTGCGGAGTGCCCAGCATGTTGTGCAAGTATTAAGAAAAGATGAAGCGGCAGAGGTTTATTCTAGTCAGCAACCATTAAACCGTATTATTGAGGAAACGTTAGCCGCTGAATTTAAAAAGCAGGGCTTAGACATTAACGCTCAAGCGGGTAATGCAATTGAAATAATTATTGATAATGGCTTGAGCAGCGTGCAACAAGAAATGATGAAATATCAAGTTAACAATGAACTTGTGATCCGTGTAACGGTTAACAATGGTTCACAAACGTTGAGTAACACCTTTAAAGTTCGCGGAACCAGTGAAGGCCCATTGGGCGCAGATATTGCTGTATTAGAGCGTGACTTTAGTCAACAACTTACTCAGCTATTATCTCAAGTTATTAATAATATTGAAATTCAGCGCTTTATAAAATAA
- a CDS encoding methyltransferase: MISPFIVNADGVYDKNLFLDRYPVGQVNRALVAWDSADEYLINYVNEQDLAGSQHKLLIFNDSFGAITANFTQSNVTTVSDSWISHQGLKYNIEQNGLSLNNISQITSLDDLPDNITVVLYKIPKSKSLMIDQLLSIKAKYNQGLIFIASDKAKDIHSSTLKLFEKYLGTTKTSLAVKKARLVFSQLNNKQVFSSPFPTIWPLEDSAFIISNHSGVYAREKLDIGARHFIKHLPEVKAGSHVIDLGCGNGVIGLAVLAEQPKALVTFVDESYMAVDSAKTNISKNLPEQLEQCQFMINDCLADVEPNSVDLILCNPPFHQQNATTDHIAWQMFRDSHRALKNGGELRIIGNRQLGYHIKLKRLFGNEKLIASNDKFVTLSSIK, encoded by the coding sequence ATGATCAGCCCTTTTATTGTTAACGCAGATGGCGTTTATGACAAGAACCTTTTTTTAGATCGCTACCCCGTTGGTCAAGTTAACCGTGCACTAGTTGCTTGGGATTCAGCCGACGAGTATTTAATTAATTATGTTAATGAACAAGATTTAGCGGGTAGCCAGCACAAATTACTCATTTTCAATGATAGTTTTGGCGCTATTACCGCTAACTTTACTCAGTCAAATGTGACTACGGTTTCCGACTCTTGGATAAGCCATCAAGGGTTAAAATATAATATTGAGCAAAACGGTTTGTCGCTTAACAATATTAGCCAAATAACGAGTTTGGATGACCTACCCGATAATATTACTGTGGTGTTGTACAAGATACCTAAAAGTAAGTCATTAATGATCGATCAACTATTATCAATTAAAGCTAAATATAATCAAGGGCTTATTTTTATTGCTAGCGATAAAGCCAAAGATATTCATAGTTCGACGTTAAAATTATTTGAAAAATATTTAGGGACAACAAAAACGTCTTTAGCGGTAAAGAAAGCACGTTTAGTCTTCTCTCAACTTAATAACAAGCAAGTTTTCTCTTCACCTTTTCCAACAATTTGGCCGTTAGAAGATAGCGCTTTTATTATCAGTAATCATTCAGGGGTTTATGCGCGTGAAAAGCTTGATATTGGCGCTCGCCACTTTATTAAGCACCTTCCTGAAGTCAAAGCAGGTAGTCATGTTATTGACTTAGGTTGCGGCAATGGTGTGATTGGCTTAGCCGTATTGGCCGAGCAACCCAAGGCATTAGTTACTTTTGTTGATGAATCTTATATGGCTGTTGATTCTGCTAAGACTAATATCAGTAAAAACTTACCTGAGCAACTCGAACAATGTCAGTTCATGATAAATGACTGCTTAGCCGACGTGGAGCCTAATAGTGTTGATTTGATTTTGTGTAATCCTCCTTTTCACCAACAAAATGCAACCACTGACCACATCGCTTGGCAGATGTTTCGTGATAGCCATAGAGCATTAAAGAACGGTGGTGAGTTACGTATTATTGGTAATCGACAACTCGGATACCATATTAAACTTAAACGACTTTTTGGTAATGAAAAACTCATTGCCAGCAATGATAAATTTGTCACGCTTTCATCAATAAAATAA
- a CDS encoding BolA/IbaG family iron-sulfur metabolism protein: protein MTIEAVIEQKLLSAFSPIHLDVINESHQHNVAPGSESHFKVIIVSDDFIGERLIKRHRAINWLLSTELAEKIHALALHTYTKDEWDKYYADNTPLSPKCLGGGKKSA, encoded by the coding sequence ATGACCATTGAAGCTGTAATAGAACAAAAACTTCTTTCCGCATTTTCTCCAATACATCTCGATGTTATTAATGAAAGCCATCAACATAATGTTGCACCGGGCAGTGAATCTCATTTTAAAGTGATTATTGTTAGCGACGACTTTATTGGAGAACGCTTAATTAAACGTCACCGAGCCATTAATTGGTTGCTTTCAACAGAGCTTGCCGAAAAAATACATGCGTTAGCGCTTCATACTTATACCAAGGATGAGTGGGACAAGTATTATGCAGATAATACCCCTTTGTCGCCTAAATGCTTAGGTGGTGGTAAAAAATCAGCGTAA
- the fabV gene encoding enoyl-ACP reductase FabV, giving the protein MVIKPKIRGFICTNAHPTGCEAHVNEQISYVKSHQQANAKPKNVLVIGSSTGYGLSSRITAAFGNNAKTLGIFFEKPPTEKKTASAGWYNTSAFQKAAEQEGLWSKNINGDAFSHEIKAKAIETIKAELGEIDLIVYSLASPRRTDPDTGEVYSSTLKPIGQSVTTKNLNTSKRVIDEISVEAANEAEIQGTIDVMGGADWELWIKALNEAGVLSEGFKSVAYTYIGKELTWPIYGKATIGKAKEDLDRAASAINKATANLKGEAHVTSLNAVVTQASSAIPIMPLYISAMFKVMKADGTYEGCIEQIQNLFVENIYSETPRLDDNNRYRQNHKELEDSVQKRVTDIWNTVDSDNIDELTDYVGYHQEFLKLFGFSVAGVDYEADVNTMAEIKHLL; this is encoded by the coding sequence ATGGTTATTAAACCTAAAATTCGTGGTTTTATTTGTACAAATGCACACCCAACCGGCTGTGAAGCTCATGTCAATGAGCAGATTTCTTATGTTAAATCTCATCAACAGGCTAATGCCAAGCCAAAAAATGTTTTGGTTATTGGTTCATCTACTGGTTATGGCTTATCGTCACGTATAACCGCTGCATTTGGTAATAATGCTAAAACATTAGGTATTTTCTTTGAGAAACCGCCTACTGAAAAGAAAACAGCCAGTGCGGGTTGGTATAATACTTCGGCGTTTCAAAAGGCCGCTGAGCAAGAGGGCCTTTGGTCTAAGAATATTAATGGTGATGCGTTTTCACATGAAATTAAAGCAAAGGCTATTGAAACGATTAAAGCTGAATTAGGTGAAATTGATCTAATCGTTTACTCACTTGCTTCACCTCGTCGTACTGATCCAGACACCGGTGAAGTTTATTCATCGACGCTTAAACCAATTGGTCAAAGTGTTACCACTAAAAACCTAAACACCTCAAAGCGTGTTATCGATGAAATTTCTGTTGAAGCAGCAAATGAAGCCGAGATACAAGGTACCATTGATGTAATGGGAGGCGCTGACTGGGAATTATGGATTAAGGCATTGAATGAGGCTGGCGTTCTTTCAGAAGGATTTAAATCAGTAGCTTATACATATATTGGTAAAGAATTAACTTGGCCAATATACGGAAAAGCGACCATAGGTAAAGCGAAAGAAGATTTAGACCGTGCTGCATCGGCAATTAATAAAGCGACCGCTAACCTTAAGGGCGAAGCTCATGTTACTTCATTAAATGCGGTCGTTACGCAGGCGAGTTCAGCAATACCCATTATGCCACTTTACATTTCAGCAATGTTTAAAGTGATGAAGGCAGATGGCACTTATGAAGGATGTATCGAACAAATTCAGAACCTATTTGTTGAGAACATCTACAGCGAGACACCTCGCTTAGATGATAATAATCGTTACCGTCAAAATCATAAAGAGCTTGAAGACAGCGTTCAAAAACGCGTGACAGACATTTGGAATACCGTTGATTCTGATAATATTGATGAGTTAACTGACTATGTTGGCTATCATCAAGAGTTTTTAAAGTTATTTGGCTTTAGTGTTGCAGGTGTTGATTACGAAGCTGATGTCAATACAATGGCAGAAATTAAGCATCTCTTATAA